A single window of Rhodoligotrophos appendicifer DNA harbors:
- a CDS encoding DUF1244 domain-containing protein translates to MIDDKTNTELEAAAFRRLVEHLRERADVQNIDLMNLAGFCRNCLSNWYQEAAKNRGIEVSRDESRQHIYGMPYEEWKARHQSEAGPEQQAAFRASHKH, encoded by the coding sequence ATGATCGACGACAAGACCAATACCGAGCTCGAAGCGGCGGCCTTCCGGCGGCTGGTCGAGCATTTGCGCGAGCGTGCCGACGTCCAGAACATCGATCTGATGAACCTGGCCGGCTTCTGCCGCAATTGTCTGTCCAACTGGTATCAGGAGGCAGCGAAGAATCGGGGGATAGAAGTCTCGCGGGATGAGTCCCGCCAGCATATTTACGGTATGCCTTACGAGGAATGGAAGGCGCGCCATCAATCGGAGGCGGGTCCGGAGCAGCAGGCGGCATTCCGGGCAAGCCACAAGCACTGA
- the ykgO gene encoding type B 50S ribosomal protein L36 has product MKIRNSLRSLAKRHRDNRMVRRKGRIYIINKTNPRYKARQG; this is encoded by the coding sequence ATGAAGATCCGTAACTCTCTCCGCTCGCTTGCCAAGCGCCATCGCGATAACCGCATGGTGCGCCGCAAGGGCCGCATCTACATCATCAACAAGACCAATCCTCGCTACAAGGCTCGCCAGGGCTGA
- a CDS encoding DUF882 domain-containing protein produces MSSLSAVSDTRTISMYQVHTKESITITYKKDGRYIPSALRELNRFLRDWRKNEIIKIDPEVIDLVWELHEELGSKKPVHIICGYRNEATNKMLKGIGRNVAKTSMHTRGQAIDIYFPDVSSKKLRNHALVHQVGGVGYYASSGPNGFVHVDSGRVRHWPAIPNQEFASIMRNAPAKAKRDTAPAQIMVAEAEPAEEEAAKAAPQPEPAKIIKKKAESVVVAAADVPRPRMKPELPVVLASAKAPVVPSSKPDVPVAPVEETVVADASPAKAKELENAAQRGLVIMASAAADIEVAPASAPAPEQQSFARPFGSEGAKTSLGGSAHPVAGAMSRPLPIAAATQASISNDEFWKEQNLKFSLKPHFFNSANGDPSDSKPSNRVVNLSIEEAAPASSYSFLPPVLSELTRLFLPFETASVEVADDGQAQAGGPEINRSDKGNLLMSHHVQTTINGAAKGPRMDLASMEDLVSTASFSSGPVNMARARSNEPEPIAFKE; encoded by the coding sequence GTGAGCTCACTCTCCGCTGTCAGCGACACCCGCACGATCTCGATGTATCAGGTGCATACGAAGGAAAGCATTACGATCACCTATAAAAAGGATGGTCGTTACATTCCTTCGGCCTTGCGGGAATTGAATAGATTTCTGCGGGACTGGCGCAAGAATGAGATCATAAAGATCGATCCCGAGGTCATCGACCTCGTGTGGGAGCTCCACGAGGAGCTCGGCTCGAAGAAACCTGTCCACATCATTTGCGGCTACAGGAACGAAGCGACGAACAAGATGCTCAAGGGCATCGGGCGGAATGTCGCGAAGACCAGCATGCATACGCGCGGTCAGGCGATCGACATCTATTTCCCCGACGTGTCCTCGAAGAAGCTCCGCAACCATGCCCTCGTGCATCAGGTTGGCGGCGTCGGCTATTACGCGTCCTCGGGTCCCAATGGTTTCGTGCATGTCGATTCCGGCCGCGTCCGGCATTGGCCCGCCATTCCGAACCAGGAGTTTGCCTCGATCATGCGCAACGCGCCTGCGAAGGCGAAGCGCGACACCGCTCCCGCACAGATCATGGTCGCGGAAGCGGAGCCGGCCGAGGAAGAGGCCGCAAAGGCGGCCCCGCAGCCCGAGCCTGCCAAGATCATCAAGAAAAAGGCCGAGAGCGTCGTCGTCGCCGCGGCAGATGTGCCACGGCCGCGTATGAAGCCCGAATTGCCGGTGGTGCTGGCGTCCGCAAAGGCGCCGGTCGTGCCCTCTTCCAAGCCTGACGTGCCGGTGGCACCGGTCGAGGAGACGGTGGTTGCCGATGCTAGCCCGGCAAAAGCCAAAGAACTCGAGAATGCCGCGCAACGTGGCCTCGTGATCATGGCGTCGGCCGCCGCCGATATCGAGGTCGCACCCGCCTCAGCGCCGGCACCTGAGCAACAATCCTTCGCCCGCCCCTTTGGCAGCGAAGGCGCGAAGACATCGCTTGGCGGCAGTGCTCATCCCGTGGCGGGGGCCATGTCCCGGCCTCTGCCCATCGCCGCTGCGACGCAGGCGAGCATCAGCAACGACGAGTTCTGGAAAGAGCAGAACCTCAAGTTCTCGTTGAAGCCCCATTTCTTCAATTCCGCCAATGGCGATCCCTCTGACTCGAAGCCGAGCAATCGGGTCGTCAACCTATCTATCGAGGAAGCGGCGCCGGCGAGCAGCTACTCGTTCTTGCCGCCCGTGCTCAGCGAGCTGACGCGCTTGTTCCTGCCCTTCGAGACGGCCTCGGTCGAGGTCGCTGATGACGGTCAGGCACAGGCCGGAGGACCCGAGATCAACCGCTCCGACAAGGGCAATTTGTTGATGTCGCATCACGTCCAGACGACCATCAACGGTGCCGCCAAGGGACCGCGCATGGATCTGGCCTCGATGGAGGATCTGGTCAGCACCGCCAGCTTCAGCAGCGGTCCGGTCAATATGGCCCGCGCGCGGTCCAACGAACCGGAGCCGATCGCCTTCAAGGAATAG
- a CDS encoding YoaK family protein — translation MTTAAADARRAVLLSGSMSALAGYVDALGFMSLSGYFVSFMSGNSTQLAISVAYMDGHAVEVALSIIVLFVAGVVIGSLLGQFAASRKSAKLLLAVALLLATSAVLQGVGQTQIAIAAMILAMGMENTTFDKAGNGVTSLTYVTGTLVKLGQATAARLMGGAPAGGLRLFSLWLGLVGGAVLGGLTYQWMGLHGLWIASGLAALLSLAAAVIRPGETKEA, via the coding sequence ATGACCACGGCTGCGGCTGACGCCCGCCGCGCAGTGCTGCTTTCGGGATCGATGTCAGCCTTGGCAGGCTATGTGGATGCCCTGGGTTTCATGAGCCTGAGTGGCTACTTCGTCTCCTTCATGAGCGGAAACTCGACGCAATTGGCCATCAGCGTCGCCTATATGGACGGACATGCCGTCGAAGTGGCGCTCTCGATCATCGTGCTTTTCGTGGCGGGTGTCGTGATCGGCTCGCTGCTCGGCCAGTTCGCGGCAAGCCGCAAAAGTGCCAAGCTCCTCCTCGCGGTCGCTCTCCTTCTCGCCACGAGCGCCGTCCTCCAGGGGGTTGGACAGACGCAGATAGCGATAGCCGCCATGATCCTGGCCATGGGCATGGAGAATACGACGTTCGACAAGGCCGGAAACGGGGTGACGAGCCTCACTTATGTCACGGGAACCCTCGTCAAGCTCGGTCAGGCGACTGCGGCACGGCTGATGGGAGGGGCCCCTGCTGGCGGACTGCGTCTCTTCTCCCTCTGGCTTGGATTGGTCGGCGGTGCGGTTCTTGGCGGTCTCACCTACCAGTGGATGGGCCTGCATGGGCTGTGGATCGCATCGGGATTGGCGGCACTCCTCTCCCTCGCCGCTGCCGTGATAAGGCCAGGGGAGACCAAGGAGGCGTGA
- the pyk gene encoding pyruvate kinase, which translates to MRRQRRVKIVATLGPASSSLDVISRLFDSGADVFRINMSHTSHAEMTRLHGLIRQVEDKNRRPIAILADLQGPKLRIGTFAKGSVTLEEGSQFTFDLSDKPGSETRVLLPHPEIFATAAAGDCLLLNDGRLKLEIEKASRSRILARVIYGGTLSDRKGISLPDTVLPMSAMTEKDRADLDHAVNVGVDWIALSFVQRPEDVAEARKMARNRALIMAKLEKPAALTHLDQILELADGIMVARGDLGVELPIEQVPGRQKQITRAARAAGRPVVVATQMLESMIHEPVPTRAEVSDVATAVFEGADAIMLSAESAVGAYPDGAVAMMDKIAQSVEHDPFYAGIIHAQRTEPQPTSADAISAAARTISETLNAAAIVCYTSSGATGLRAARERPATPIIALTPIAATGRRLALVWGLHCVLTEDAQTLDDMVARATRIAHREGFAEAGQRVIITAGVPLRTPGATNLLRIAFVDKSD; encoded by the coding sequence ATGAGGCGTCAGCGACGGGTCAAAATCGTCGCCACTCTCGGACCCGCCAGTTCCAGCCTCGACGTCATCAGCCGCCTGTTCGACAGTGGCGCCGATGTGTTCCGGATCAACATGAGCCACACCTCGCATGCCGAGATGACGCGGCTGCATGGATTGATTCGGCAGGTTGAGGACAAAAACCGACGTCCCATCGCCATCCTCGCGGACCTGCAGGGGCCCAAGCTTCGCATCGGGACATTTGCCAAGGGCTCGGTGACACTAGAAGAGGGTAGCCAATTTACGTTCGATCTGTCCGACAAACCGGGCAGCGAGACGCGCGTGCTGCTGCCGCATCCCGAAATCTTCGCGACCGCAGCGGCCGGCGATTGCCTGCTGCTCAATGACGGACGGTTGAAGCTCGAGATCGAAAAGGCGAGCCGGAGCCGAATCCTTGCCCGCGTGATCTATGGCGGCACCTTGTCCGACCGCAAAGGAATCAGCCTTCCCGACACGGTGCTTCCCATGAGCGCCATGACGGAAAAGGATCGCGCCGACCTCGACCATGCGGTCAATGTGGGCGTGGACTGGATCGCCCTGTCATTCGTGCAGCGCCCGGAGGATGTCGCCGAAGCCCGGAAGATGGCGAGAAATCGAGCGCTCATCATGGCGAAGCTCGAGAAGCCGGCCGCCCTGACACATCTGGACCAGATCCTCGAGCTTGCCGATGGCATCATGGTGGCGCGCGGCGATCTCGGCGTCGAGTTACCCATCGAGCAGGTGCCCGGCCGGCAGAAGCAGATCACCCGAGCAGCGCGAGCCGCCGGACGCCCGGTCGTGGTTGCCACTCAGATGCTGGAATCCATGATCCACGAGCCCGTGCCCACCCGGGCCGAGGTCTCGGACGTCGCCACCGCCGTGTTCGAGGGCGCCGACGCCATCATGCTGTCCGCGGAATCCGCCGTCGGCGCCTATCCCGATGGAGCGGTCGCAATGATGGACAAGATCGCCCAATCGGTCGAGCATGATCCATTCTATGCCGGCATCATCCATGCCCAGCGTACCGAGCCGCAGCCGACCAGCGCCGACGCCATCAGTGCGGCCGCCCGGACCATCAGTGAAACCCTCAATGCGGCTGCGATCGTCTGCTACACCTCGTCGGGCGCCACGGGACTTCGCGCGGCGCGGGAGCGACCGGCTACGCCGATTATCGCGCTCACGCCGATCGCGGCGACCGGCCGAAGACTGGCGCTGGTCTGGGGCCTGCATTGCGTCCTGACGGAAGATGCGCAGACACTGGACGACATGGTGGCCCGCGCCACGCGCATCGCTCACCGAGAAGGTTTTGCTGAGGCTGGGCAAAGAGTCATCATCACCGCGGGCGTCCCGCTGCGGACGCCGGGAGCGACGAACCTGCTCCGCATCGCCTTCGTAGACAAGAGTGACTGA
- a CDS encoding tetratricopeptide repeat protein yields the protein MTGRSFGWFLIAAMISFAGAASAQDANRLPSDPDFVQPQNPGASRQPLPGTESPAPQAAMPPTPQETAEQRSDLLDSLFARLHTARDASNAEVLQEAVWQLWMRSGSPTIDVLVGQAGRAMTAKQYQKALTILDTVVEIDPDFPEGWNKRATVLYLLGDHERAIADIERALDLEPRHFGALAGLGMILRSEGDKKGALDAFKRALEINPFLDSAKDAVRILDKEVGRAI from the coding sequence ATGACCGGGCGGTCCTTTGGCTGGTTCCTCATCGCTGCGATGATATCATTCGCAGGCGCAGCATCTGCGCAGGATGCAAACCGGCTCCCATCCGATCCCGACTTCGTGCAGCCGCAAAACCCGGGGGCCTCACGTCAACCGCTTCCTGGCACCGAGAGCCCGGCTCCCCAGGCTGCCATGCCGCCGACTCCCCAGGAGACTGCTGAACAGCGCTCCGACCTCCTGGATAGCCTTTTCGCCCGCCTCCACACCGCCCGCGACGCGAGCAATGCCGAAGTCCTTCAGGAGGCGGTCTGGCAGCTCTGGATGCGCTCGGGCAGTCCCACCATCGACGTCCTCGTCGGCCAAGCGGGCAGGGCGATGACGGCCAAGCAGTACCAGAAGGCGCTGACGATCCTGGACACCGTGGTCGAGATCGATCCGGATTTTCCCGAGGGCTGGAACAAGCGGGCCACGGTCCTCTATTTGCTGGGAGACCATGAGCGGGCGATCGCCGATATCGAGCGCGCGCTTGACTTGGAGCCTCGGCATTTCGGCGCATTGGCCGGCCTGGGCATGATCCTGCGGTCCGAAGGCGACAAGAAGGGTGCACTCGACGCATTCAAACGCGCCCTGGAGATCAACCCGTTCCTCGATAGCGCCAAGGATGCGGTGAGGATCCTCGACAAGGAAGTCGGCAGGGCGATCTAG
- a CDS encoding DUF1036 domain-containing protein, with translation MAVARRLIGSALFILLLFASAPAHADLKVCNDTDSRVGVALGYKDTKGWVSEGWWNIGPRSCETLLKGDLIARYYYVYAVDYDRGGSWGGKAVMCTRDKLFTIRGLESCEDRGYQRTGFFEVDTTEEPDWTVTLNAQSNASGSTSQGRTGPAATPPSTTQ, from the coding sequence ATGGCAGTGGCGCGTCGGCTGATCGGATCAGCATTGTTCATCTTGTTGCTGTTTGCCAGCGCGCCTGCCCATGCCGACCTCAAGGTATGCAATGATACCGATTCACGCGTCGGTGTGGCGCTGGGATACAAGGATACGAAGGGCTGGGTGAGCGAAGGTTGGTGGAACATCGGCCCCCGCAGCTGCGAGACCCTGCTCAAGGGTGACCTCATCGCGCGCTACTATTACGTCTATGCAGTGGATTACGACCGCGGCGGTTCGTGGGGCGGCAAGGCGGTCATGTGCACGCGTGACAAGCTGTTCACGATTCGCGGACTGGAATCCTGCGAGGATCGTGGGTATCAGCGCACCGGCTTCTTCGAAGTGGACACGACCGAGGAACCGGACTGGACAGTCACGCTGAATGCGCAGAGCAATGCATCCGGATCGACCAGCCAGGGACGCACCGGTCCCGCCGCAACTCCGCCGAGTACAACGCAATGA
- a CDS encoding N-formylglutamate amidohydrolase, with amino-acid sequence MRNPSHDNSVPAPHCVEWEGFEPCFEVDGNWGQSLLLLCDHARNTIPSHLGTLGLPDSELERHIAYDIGAEAVTRGLAARLGVPAVLSGFSRLLIDPNRGEDDPTLIMRLSDGAVIPGNARVDAAERELRLNLCYRPYHRAVAGALRRIRDGGVMPVVLSVHSFTPNWKGLPRPWHVGMLWHEDPRLSRGLIAALEREPGLIVGDNEPYSGELEGDTMNVHCTREGISHSLIEIRQDLIRDAPGQEEWVDRLARILPPLLADPAVTERFGPR; translated from the coding sequence ATGCGAAATCCTTCACATGACAATTCCGTGCCGGCCCCACACTGCGTCGAATGGGAGGGGTTCGAACCCTGCTTCGAGGTTGACGGCAATTGGGGCCAGAGCCTGCTGCTGCTCTGCGACCATGCACGCAACACGATTCCATCGCATCTCGGCACTTTGGGCCTGCCCGACAGCGAGTTGGAGCGCCACATCGCCTATGACATCGGCGCCGAGGCGGTCACGCGCGGGCTGGCGGCTCGGCTGGGTGTGCCCGCCGTGCTCAGCGGTTTCTCGCGACTGTTGATCGATCCCAATCGGGGCGAAGATGATCCGACACTCATCATGCGCCTGTCCGATGGCGCCGTCATTCCCGGTAACGCGCGCGTCGATGCCGCCGAGCGCGAGCTGAGATTGAATCTTTGCTATCGGCCATATCACCGGGCTGTCGCCGGCGCGCTCCGGCGGATCCGCGACGGCGGCGTGATGCCCGTGGTCTTGTCTGTTCACAGTTTCACGCCCAATTGGAAGGGGCTGCCCCGTCCATGGCATGTGGGAATGCTGTGGCACGAGGATCCGCGCCTCTCTCGTGGCCTGATTGCAGCGCTCGAGAGGGAACCGGGACTGATCGTCGGGGACAACGAGCCTTATTCCGGCGAGCTGGAAGGGGACACCATGAATGTCCATTGTACGCGGGAGGGCATCTCGCATTCGCTGATCGAGATCCGGCAGGATCTGATCAGGGACGCACCGGGACAAGAAGAATGGGTCGATCGGCTGGCGCGGATTCTGCCGCCTTTGCTCGCTGACCCCGCAGTCACAGAAAGGTTTGGACCACGATGA
- the aqpZ gene encoding aquaporin Z has product MDTRKLAAEAIGTFWLTFGGCGSAVIAAGFPDVGIGLMGVSLAFGLTVLTMAYAIGHVSGCHLNPAVTVGLWAGGRFPANQVVHYIVAQVVGAIIAAAVLWVIASGSPSFNPDGGFAANGYGDHSPGKYSLTAALLAEFLLTMFFLFIIMGSTHGKAPAGFAPIAIGLGLTLIHLISIPITNTSVNPARSTGPALFAGGWALAQLWLFWVAPLVGGAVGGILYRWLSEEPSALVTGDAPKSAQPTI; this is encoded by the coding sequence ATGGACACAAGAAAGCTGGCCGCTGAAGCAATAGGAACATTCTGGCTCACCTTTGGAGGATGCGGCAGCGCCGTGATCGCTGCCGGCTTTCCCGATGTCGGGATCGGCCTCATGGGTGTCTCGCTCGCCTTCGGTCTGACGGTCCTGACCATGGCCTATGCCATCGGTCACGTCTCAGGCTGCCATCTCAATCCGGCTGTCACCGTGGGCCTGTGGGCCGGCGGCCGGTTTCCCGCCAATCAGGTGGTCCATTACATCGTCGCACAGGTGGTGGGCGCGATCATCGCTGCCGCCGTGCTCTGGGTCATCGCCAGCGGATCGCCCAGCTTCAATCCTGATGGCGGCTTCGCGGCCAATGGCTATGGCGACCATTCGCCGGGCAAATACAGCCTGACGGCGGCGCTGCTCGCCGAGTTCCTGCTGACGATGTTCTTCCTGTTCATCATCATGGGCTCCACCCATGGCAAGGCGCCCGCAGGATTCGCGCCGATCGCCATCGGTCTCGGCTTAACGCTGATCCACCTGATCAGCATTCCCATCACCAACACCTCAGTCAACCCGGCGCGCAGCACCGGACCTGCCCTGTTCGCCGGCGGATGGGCCCTGGCGCAGCTCTGGCTGTTCTGGGTGGCTCCTCTGGTCGGCGGCGCGGTGGGCGGCATTCTCTATCGCTGGCTCAGCGAAGAGCCCTCCGCCCTGGTCACCGGAGATGCGCCCAAGTCGGCTCAGCCGACGATCTGA
- a CDS encoding enoyl-CoA hydratase-related protein, whose product MSAYEDLIVSVADGIARITVNRPNRLNALRNETGDELQAALRVIEADPSVRVLVLTGAGRGFGAGYDLGTVRPDETLELEVVLEKHFNPVVRSMRHSRLPIITQINGPCAGASVGLALAGDIIMAAKSAFFYEPFVGIALVPDAGNTLFLPRLMGRVRAAPMMMLGDRISAEEAQSWGLVWKVFEDDALEIEVNKIATKLASLAPDALAATKQLITAAADTGLDESLDLERDLQGIAGRSPEMKAAVAAFFAKRK is encoded by the coding sequence ATGAGCGCGTATGAGGATCTGATCGTCTCGGTCGCCGACGGCATTGCCCGGATCACCGTCAATCGACCGAACCGCCTCAATGCCTTGCGGAATGAGACGGGCGACGAGCTCCAGGCGGCGCTGCGCGTGATCGAGGCCGATCCATCGGTGCGCGTCCTGGTCCTCACGGGGGCCGGCCGCGGATTCGGGGCCGGCTATGATCTGGGCACCGTGCGGCCTGATGAGACCCTCGAACTCGAGGTCGTCCTGGAGAAACATTTCAATCCGGTGGTGCGGAGCATGCGCCACTCACGGCTGCCGATCATCACCCAGATCAACGGTCCCTGCGCCGGTGCCAGCGTCGGTCTCGCACTGGCCGGAGACATCATCATGGCGGCCAAGTCGGCTTTCTTCTACGAGCCCTTCGTCGGCATCGCCCTCGTTCCGGATGCCGGCAACACGCTGTTCCTGCCCCGGCTCATGGGCAGGGTGCGGGCTGCGCCCATGATGATGCTGGGGGACCGAATCAGTGCTGAGGAGGCTCAATCCTGGGGCCTGGTCTGGAAGGTTTTTGAGGATGATGCCCTCGAGATCGAAGTGAACAAGATCGCCACCAAGCTGGCGTCGCTTGCGCCGGACGCGCTGGCCGCCACCAAACAGCTGATCACGGCCGCTGCAGATACGGGTCTGGACGAGAGCCTTGATCTGGAGCGCGACCTTCAGGGCATTGCCGGGCGATCGCCGGAAATGAAGGCAGCGGTCGCGGCCTTCTTCGCCAAGAGGAAATAG
- a CDS encoding MFS transporter, which produces MAASGIDWRNLIAACATVSVFSFSLGEMYPLLSLKMESWGTPADVIGINSAMAPVGILVAGMFIPKLAHAFGAKRLAICMVLVTAAVILAYPTFPSVLAWFPLRLLQGMAVAALFALSESWVLSYAHGKYRGRIVGIYATCISATFGLGAAVVSWAGIDGYLPFVIGSAVLLMAIIPMGMVAEPPRHSDDSQVSIVAFARKAPLLVLAIGIHAVFDGGMLGFLSIYGVRMGLDLNTAALALTVLAFGNVFFQVPIGWIADHTSRRGMMLTCFATAAISLALLPALINTVLLWPLVLIMGASGFGIYTLGLAILGDEFTGPDLIAGTATFAAVWGLGSLVGSVLVGFAIALFGPNGFPAVLVIIFLGYLGIQAALTSRNARQHS; this is translated from the coding sequence ATGGCCGCCAGCGGCATTGATTGGCGCAACCTCATTGCGGCCTGCGCCACTGTCAGCGTCTTCAGCTTCTCCCTGGGCGAGATGTATCCGCTGCTGTCGCTCAAGATGGAAAGCTGGGGAACGCCGGCCGACGTGATCGGGATCAATTCCGCCATGGCGCCGGTGGGCATTCTTGTGGCCGGCATGTTCATCCCGAAGCTTGCCCATGCCTTCGGGGCAAAGCGGCTGGCCATCTGCATGGTCCTAGTCACAGCCGCCGTCATCCTGGCCTATCCCACCTTCCCGTCCGTCCTCGCCTGGTTCCCTCTGCGGCTGCTGCAAGGCATGGCCGTGGCGGCGCTTTTTGCGCTCAGTGAATCTTGGGTGCTCAGCTATGCCCATGGAAAATATCGAGGACGCATTGTCGGCATCTATGCGACCTGCATCTCTGCAACGTTCGGGCTGGGTGCGGCCGTGGTCAGCTGGGCCGGCATTGACGGCTATCTGCCCTTCGTGATCGGCTCGGCCGTGCTGCTCATGGCGATCATCCCCATGGGCATGGTGGCGGAGCCGCCGCGACATTCGGATGACAGCCAGGTCTCGATCGTAGCCTTCGCTCGCAAGGCGCCGCTGCTCGTGCTCGCCATCGGGATCCATGCCGTCTTCGACGGCGGCATGCTGGGCTTCCTGTCGATCTACGGCGTGCGCATGGGGCTCGATCTCAACACTGCGGCCTTGGCCCTCACCGTTCTGGCCTTCGGCAATGTCTTCTTCCAGGTGCCCATCGGCTGGATCGCGGATCACACCTCGCGCCGCGGCATGATGCTGACCTGCTTCGCCACCGCGGCGATCAGCCTGGCGCTCCTGCCAGCCCTGATCAACACCGTGCTGCTCTGGCCCTTGGTGTTGATCATGGGCGCCTCCGGGTTCGGCATCTACACTCTCGGCCTTGCCATCCTCGGTGACGAGTTCACCGGCCCCGACCTGATCGCGGGCACCGCCACCTTCGCGGCGGTCTGGGGGCTTGGCAGCCTCGTCGGATCGGTGCTGGTCGGATTCGCGATCGCACTGTTCGGCCCGAACGGTTTCCCTGCGGTCCTCGTCATCATCTTCCTCGGCTATCTGGGGATCCAGGCGGCGCTCACGTCCCGGAACGCGCGCCAGCATTCCTGA
- a CDS encoding DUF2312 domain-containing protein encodes MDETTSFAQGQLRSLVERIEKLEEEKAATAADIKEVYAEAKGHGFDTKILRKVISLRKKDRAEREEEEAILDLYLSALGMLSGGSEAA; translated from the coding sequence ATGGACGAGACGACATCATTCGCCCAGGGGCAGCTGCGCAGTCTGGTCGAGCGCATCGAGAAGCTGGAAGAAGAGAAAGCGGCAACCGCCGCCGATATCAAAGAAGTCTATGCCGAGGCCAAGGGCCATGGCTTCGACACCAAGATTTTGCGCAAGGTGATATCCCTGCGCAAGAAGGACCGCGCCGAGCGTGAGGAAGAGGAAGCCATCCTCGACCTGTATCTGAGCGCTTTGGGGATGCTGTCGGGAGGCTCGGAGGCGGCGTGA
- the dapF gene encoding diaminopimelate epimerase has product MTLSFTKMHGCGNDFVMIDGRNGVPVTDLEALAAALCDRRRGLGADGMIVLQPSSGETDFSMLYINASGMPGEMCGNGARCAVRFAFDLGVAGRSMTFATAAGDVLGLVAPDHVTIEMPPPRDVQLDMDLDLGEERLLVHFALVGVPHAVVLVDQVAAYPVERLGPLLRHHPAFSAGCNANFVTLAEGGIAMRTYERGVEAETLACGTGAVACTAICHMLGLLPASATVHTRGNDLLEVHLERNDQGFSKATLSGPTETVAQGEIDVTFLRDRGLLPPR; this is encoded by the coding sequence ATGACCCTCAGTTTCACGAAGATGCACGGCTGCGGCAATGATTTCGTCATGATCGACGGGCGCAATGGCGTGCCGGTGACGGACCTGGAGGCCCTTGCTGCCGCCCTCTGCGACCGGCGCCGCGGGCTCGGCGCCGACGGAATGATCGTCTTGCAACCCTCGTCCGGCGAGACGGATTTTTCGATGCTCTATATCAACGCATCCGGCATGCCGGGGGAGATGTGCGGCAACGGCGCCCGCTGCGCCGTACGCTTCGCCTTCGACCTGGGGGTGGCCGGGCGTTCGATGACGTTCGCGACGGCGGCAGGAGATGTCCTGGGCCTCGTTGCGCCTGACCATGTCACCATCGAGATGCCGCCGCCCCGGGATGTCCAACTGGACATGGATCTGGATCTGGGTGAGGAGCGCCTGCTCGTGCATTTCGCCTTGGTGGGCGTGCCCCATGCGGTGGTGCTCGTCGATCAGGTGGCCGCCTATCCGGTGGAGCGGCTGGGTCCTTTGCTCCGCCACCATCCGGCCTTCTCCGCGGGATGCAATGCGAATTTCGTCACCCTCGCCGAAGGCGGCATCGCCATGCGCACCTATGAGCGCGGTGTCGAGGCGGAAACTCTCGCCTGCGGCACTGGAGCGGTGGCCTGCACGGCGATCTGCCATATGCTGGGGCTCTTGCCCGCTTCGGCCACCGTCCATACACGCGGCAACGATCTGCTTGAGGTCCATCTCGAGCGCAACGACCAGGGTTTCAGCAAGGCCACGTTGAGTGGTCCCACCGAGACGGTCGCGCAAGGCGAAATCGACGTCACGTTTCTCAGGGACCGGGGCTTGCTGCCCCCACGCTGA